From the Pungitius pungitius chromosome 6, fPunPun2.1, whole genome shotgun sequence genome, one window contains:
- the irx5b gene encoding iroquois-class homeodomain protein IRX-5b: protein MSFRGFIFPPSVSLSLSSCPSFGTGVLLGPRQEELGRSTSGSAFAPYSGSGSSPGFSSHLPYGGSFERPGCDPSSGAALDHHPSTPLGALGPYAYGEASYRKNATRDATATLKTWLNEHRKNPYPTKGEKIMLAIITKMTLTQVSTWFANARRRLKKENKMTWTPRNRSEDEEDEDVELERNHEDDETAKVSEEPEEPETRSQAASVGTPCVLLFREDSGSSSDTDRSFTDPDFKNSGDPRLALVPGPASTGRPPQSASMGSVPAPQPQRKELVDSIRGPNPKPKLWSLAEIATSSDKQKAPSDTSQTQFPHSRHLYYTTSPFLPGYPSFGSLGVPQGSSHLNGLHHTMLQRARVSTVQNLLDLHELKRS, encoded by the exons ATGTCTTTTCGGGGTTTCATTTTCCCGCCGTCCGTGTCTCTGTCCCTGAGCTCTTGCCCGTCCTTCGGTACCGGGGTTCTGTTGGGACCAAGGCAGGAGGAGCTGGGTCGGTCCACTTCGGGATCAGCTTTCGCTCCGTACTCCGGATCCGGGTCCTCTCCCGGTTTCAGCTCGCACCTCCCGTACGGCGGCTCCTTTGAG CGTCCCGGCTGCGATCCGTCCTCTGGGGCCGCTCTGGACCACCACCCGTCCACCCCCCTCGGGGCCCTGGGGCCCTACGCCTACGGAGAAGCGTCTTACCGGAAGAACGCAACACGGGACGCCACGGCCACGCTGAAGACCTGGCTCAACGAGCACCGGAAGAACCCCTACCCCACCAAGGGGGAGAAGATCATGCTGGCCATCATCACCAAGATGACGCTCACTCAGGTCTCCACCTGGTTCGCCAACGCACGCCGGAGGCTGAAGAAGGAGAACAAGATGACCTGGACCCCCAGGAATCGgagcgaggacgaggaggacgaggacgtcgAGCTGGAGAGGAACCACGAAGACGACGAGACCGCCAAGGTCAGCGAGGAGCCCGAGGAGCCCGAGACCAGGAGCCAGGCTG CCTCTGTGGGGACCCCCTGCGTTTTGCTGTTTCGTGAggacagcggcagcagcagcgacacGGACCGAAGCTTCACCGATCCGGACTTCAAGAACTCGGGGGACCCAAGGCTGGCCCTCGTCCCGGGCCCCGCTTCGACAGGGCGCCCCCCCCAGAGCGCCTCCATGGGGTCAGTCCCAGCTCCGCAGCCGCAGCGTAAAGAACTCGTGGACTCGATCCGGGGGCCAAACCCTAAACCCAAATTGTGGTCTTTGGCTGAGATCGCCACCTCTTCAGATAAGCAAAAAGCACCCAGCGACACGTCTCAGACCCAGTTCCCACACAGCCGACATCTCTACTACAccacctcccccttcctccctgggTACCCCAGCTTTGGCTCCCTGGGGGTCCCTCAGGGGAGCTCACACCTGAATGGATTACACCACACGATGCTGCAGAGGGCCAGAGTCTCAACAGTCCAGAACCTGCTGGACCTGCATGAGCTGAAGAGAAGCTGA
- the rbl2 gene encoding retinoblastoma-like protein 2 — MGDEDECVRKARSGFEDLCRALNMDEEARDDAWKSYETTSRNFTLEGSDLHWLACSLYVACRSSVPTVGKGTAEGNYVSLTRILHCSEMSLMVFFNKMKKWQDMADLPQDFRQSTDKLERNFTVSAVIFKKYVPIFKTIFRAPSEDPPRVHRSRKQRRHPCSVTEVFNFCWVLFVHAKGNFPMISDDLVNSYHLLLCALDLVFTNALLCNARKDLLNPDFRGLPEDFSTKDFKPSSGPYCFIEQLCELHDGLVLEAKGVKEHFWKPFIKKLFHKRIVRGKEDALTGFLDPMNFGDSFLSLTRVYEEHVLATGGLDERIFTGEGASEDIGTPGPSLCGGLENHDQAAYSLHTASALKVSTPLTGRGFVPENTRPSPVSSAMRSVGRLHTLLSGARRGPSAKLATTLRSCARDPSDVISKRLKDMFELLCRHYEAGGAEGHSMGRDTAVKYFHLAHALYYRMLESIIEREKTILGDADLSCILEQDVFHRSLLVCCLEIVFFSNRPPGDFTKLISIFQLPAYHFYKVIEVLVRSEQGLYREVVKHLNQVEEQVLESLAWAGDSPLWEILHGAKDQVPACKQVMPPQYLEQSDESSGVPQTPINLGPESSAVSPSPPTLLDRYSSPPTGPFRRRLFVDPADGEPRAATGMTKAGLVATIAAGQTVVSMATATVTANNGQTVTIPVQGIANETGGITFFPVHVSVTGGGGATLQTLSGALALQASGAKPAKPAAGGSLRKGSVSLFFRKVYHLASVRLRDLCSKLDISSALRTKIWTCFEHSVVHCSNLMKDRHLDQLLMCAVYVMAKVTKEDKSFQNIMKCYRTQHQANSNVYRSVLISGRNNKLNSPGILQDPAGDMSSHVDPSQPRSAPSTPSTSSPPASSPVDAGEEERGDLIHFYNHVYIKQMRAFALRYSAGSPSAALETPPLCPYPSLRTGSPRRMLLSSKHSIYISPHKISPAPSASSPRDKISYYISSSPTNRLQEINSMIRTGETPTRKRSRPLEEQTSPKRVCQENQSALLRRLQAVATDRGSSH, encoded by the exons ATGGGCGACGAGGACGAGTGCGTGCGGAAAGCTAGAAGCGGATTTGAGGACTTGTGTCGAGCTTTAAATATGGACGAAGAGGCGAGAGACGATGCCTGGAAGAGCTACGAGACCACGAGCAGGAACTTTACGTTAGAG GGCAGTGACCTCCACTGGTTGGCCTGCTCTCTGTACGTGGCCTGCAGGTCTTCAGTGCCGACCGTGGGTAAAGGAACTGCCGAGGGGAACTACGTGTCCCTGACCAGGATCCTGCACTGCTCAGAGATGAG CCTCATGGTGTTCTTCAATAAGATGAAGAAATGGCAGGACATGGCCGACCTGCCTCAGGACTTCCGTCAGAGCACCGACAAGCTGGAGAGGAACTTCACTGTGTCGGCCGTCATCTTCAAGAAGTACGTCCCTATCTTCAAAACCATCTTCAGGGCCCCGTCGGAGGATCCACCCCGAGTTCACCGCAGCCGCAAACagag ACGTCATCCCTGCTCTGTGACCGAGGTCTTCAACTTCTGCTGGGTTCTGTTCGTCCACGCTAAAG GGAACTTCCCGATGATTAGCGATGACCTGGTGAACTCCTAtcacctgctgctgtgtgccCTGGACCTGGTCTTCACCAACGCTCTGCTGTGCAACGCCAGGAAGGACCTGCTCAACCCCGACTTCAGAG GTCTACCAGAGGACTTCAGCACTAAAGACTTCAAGCCGTCCTCGGGGCCGTACTGCTTCATAGAGCAGCTGTGTGAGCTGCACGACGGTCTGGTGCTGGAAGCCAAAGGGGTCAAAGAGCACTTCTGGAAGCCCTTCATCAAGAAGCTCTTTCACAAGAGG ATCGTCAGAGGAAAAGAAGACGCTCTGACTGGCTTTCTGGATCCGATGAACTTCGGAGACAGTTT TCTGTCTCTCACTCGGGTCTATGAGGAACACGTTCTGGCCACCGGGGGTCTGGATGAGAGGATCTTCACCGGGGAGGGGGCGAGTGAGGACATCGGTACCCCAGGACCCAGCCTGTGTGGTGGTTTGGAGAACCACGACCAGGCCGCCTACAGTCTCCACACCGCCTCTGCCCTGAAGGTCTCCACCCCTCTGACCGGGAGGGGGTTCGTCCCGGAGAATACGAGGCCGTCTCCTGTCTCGTCCGCCATGAGGAGCGTCGGCCGTCTCCACACTCTGCTGTCAGGGGCCAGACGAGGGCCGAGCGCCAAGCTGGCCACGACTCTCAG GAGCTGTGCCAGAGACcccagtgatgtcatcagcaaGCGCCTGAAGGACATGTTTGAGCTTCTGTGTCGTCATTACGAGGCCGGCGGGGCGGAGGGTCACTCGATGGGGAGAG ACACGGCGGTGAAGTACTTCCACCTGGCCCACGCACTCTACTACCGGATGCTGGAGTCCATCATCGAGCGGGAGAAGACGATCCTGGGAGACGCAGACCTGTCT tgtatcCTGGAGCAAGACGTCTTCCATCGCTCTTTACTGGTCTGCTGTCTGGAGATCGTCTTCTTCTCTAACAGACCTCCAGGAGATTTCACCAAACTGATCTCCATATTCCAGCTCCCAGCGTATCACTTCTACAAG GTGATCGAGGTGCTGGTGCGGTCAGAGCAGGGTCTCTATCGGGAGGTGGTGAAGCACCTGaaccaggtggaggagcaggtcctGGAGAGCCTGGCCTGGGCTGGCGACTCCCCGCTGTGGGAGATCCTACATGGGGCCAAAGACCAGGTCCCCGCCTGCAAGCAG GTGATGCCTCCTCAGTATCTGGAGCAGAGCGATGAGAGCAGCGGTGTTCCCCAGACTCCCATCAACCTGGGACCAGAATCTTCAGccgtgtccccctccccccccaccttgttGGACCGGTacagctccccccccaccggccCGTTCCGCCGCCGTCTGTTCGTGGACCCGGCGGACGGAGAGCCTCGCGCCGCCACCGGCATGACCAAGGCCGGCCTGGTCGCCACAATTGCGGCCGGGCAGACGGTGGTCTCCATGGCGACCGCCACGGTCACAGCCAACAACGGGCAGACGGTCACCATCCCAGTGCAAG GGATAGCCAACGAGACCGGGGGCATCACCTTCTTCCCCGTCCACGTGAGCGTGaccggaggaggcggagctacgCTGCAGACCCTCAGCGGCGCCCTCGCCCTCCAAGCGTCCGGCGCCAAACCGGCCAAACCGGCGGCTGGAGGCTCGCTGAGGAAAGGCTCGGTGTCGCTGTTCTTCAGGAAG gtGTACCACCTGGCCAGCGTGCGTCTCAGAGACCTTTGTTCCAAACTGGACATCTCTTCAGCTCTGAGGACGAAGATCTGGACGTGTTTCGAACATTCTGTGGTTCACTGCAGCAACCTGATGAAGGACCGCCACCTGGACCAGCTGCTCATGTGTGCTGTGTACGTCATGGCCAag GTGACCAAAGAAGACAAATCCTTCCAGAACATAATGAAGTGTTACAGAACGCAGCATCAGGCCAACAGCAAC GTGTACAGGAGTGTGTTGATCTCTGGGAGGAACAACAAACTCAACTCACCTGGAATCCTGCAGGATCCAG CCGGAGACATGTCCAGCCACGTGGACCCCTCGCAGCCCAGAAGTGCTCCCTCCACTCCGAGCACCTCCTcgcctcccgcctcctcccccgtggacgccggggaggaggagcggggagACCTGATCCACTTCTACAACCACGTCTACATCAAACAGATGAGGGCCTTTGCTCTGAGATACTCAGCCGGCTCTCCATCAGCCGCG ctggaaaccccccccctgtgtccGTACCCCTCCCTGAGGACCGGCTCCCCCCGGCGGATGCTCCTCTCCAGCAAACACTCCATCTACATCTCTCCTCACaagataagccccgcccccagcgCATCGAGCCCACGGGACAAGATCTCCTACTACATCTCTAGCAGCCCCACCAac cGTCTGCAGGAGATCAACAGTATGATCCGGACCGGAGAGACTCCGACCAGGAAGAGGAGTCGAcctctggaggagcagacgtCCCCCAAGAGGGTCTGTCAGGAGAACCAGTCGGCCCTGCTGCGCCGCCTACAGGCAGTGGCCACTGACCGAGGCTCCTCCCACTGA